A portion of the Acidobacteriaceae bacterium genome contains these proteins:
- a CDS encoding DUF4118 domain-containing protein, which translates to MNSRRTLVMTRWLLATLSLAGIVLAYKRWLHVNPTTIALSLLLLVLVLAAKWGLRYAVVISIAAAACYNFFFLPPFDTFTIADTQNWLALLAFLATSIIASRLSQRVRDEADEARVKQRELDTLFRLSRELLQSESVAALLSSLPATVVGITSAVAGYLYLIDGNRLYQAGAASVSEVELPHFAKLANSLTTTQREDDSLLVPIRSGVRPRGLFVLRLPEISKETADAMASLISLALDRAQALETLARGDAAKESERLRTLMIDSITHELRTPLTSIKGAATTLLAGPIGSEQTHELLSIIDEESDRLNHLVSEAVEMSQLDTQQVQMHIQSKNVRLLVDDALETCGLSRTGRPLRIEVDGSLHVSVDPTFFKKALCNLLENAAKYSDEGTPISIFASMADNRLMLSVADQGVGIDESEQGLIFERFYRSHFRTSGVSGTGMGLAISRAIIHAHGGELTVMSQLSRGSVFTISLPQ; encoded by the coding sequence ATGAACTCGCGCCGCACGCTCGTGATGACAAGGTGGCTGCTGGCGACATTGTCTCTCGCCGGAATTGTACTCGCCTACAAGAGATGGCTTCATGTGAACCCGACCACCATCGCGCTGTCCCTACTGCTGCTCGTACTGGTTCTGGCGGCAAAATGGGGCCTTCGCTATGCGGTTGTCATCTCCATTGCAGCCGCGGCCTGCTACAACTTTTTCTTCCTTCCTCCGTTCGACACCTTCACGATAGCCGACACACAGAACTGGCTCGCGCTTCTCGCTTTTCTAGCTACGTCCATCATTGCGAGCCGACTATCGCAGCGTGTTCGAGATGAGGCCGATGAGGCGAGGGTCAAGCAGCGAGAACTGGATACTCTGTTTCGCTTGAGTCGCGAGCTTCTACAGTCTGAAAGTGTTGCAGCACTTCTCAGTTCCCTGCCTGCAACCGTCGTAGGCATCACGTCAGCCGTAGCTGGGTACCTGTACCTGATCGACGGCAATCGCCTCTATCAGGCTGGCGCTGCGTCTGTTTCCGAAGTGGAACTCCCACATTTCGCCAAACTGGCAAATTCGCTGACAACAACGCAAAGAGAAGACGACAGCCTTCTGGTTCCGATAAGGTCTGGAGTGCGTCCGCGCGGGTTGTTCGTATTGCGCTTGCCAGAAATTTCGAAAGAGACAGCAGATGCGATGGCTAGTCTGATCTCTCTCGCGTTGGACAGGGCGCAGGCTCTGGAAACGCTTGCACGCGGTGATGCGGCGAAAGAGAGTGAACGCCTGCGTACCCTGATGATCGATTCGATCACCCACGAACTGAGGACGCCGCTCACGTCAATAAAAGGCGCAGCCACGACCCTGCTCGCGGGACCTATCGGCAGCGAACAAACTCATGAGTTGCTCAGCATCATCGATGAAGAGAGTGACAGGTTGAACCACCTGGTGTCTGAAGCGGTTGAGATGTCTCAACTCGATACGCAGCAGGTTCAGATGCATATTCAGAGTAAAAATGTACGGCTTCTCGTAGACGATGCCCTAGAAACATGCGGGTTGAGCAGAACCGGACGCCCTCTTCGTATTGAGGTCGACGGCTCGCTCCATGTGTCGGTAGACCCTACGTTTTTCAAGAAAGCGCTGTGCAATCTGCTTGAAAATGCGGCCAAGTATTCCGACGAAGGAACGCCTATTTCGATCTTTGCCAGCATGGCTGATAACCGGCTGATGCTGAGCGTCGCCGATCAGGGAGTCGGAATTGATGAATCAGAGCAGGGATTGATTTTCGAACGATTCTATCGATCTCACTTCCGTACGAGTGGTGTATCCGGAACCGGTATGGGGCTCGCGATTAGCCGGGCAATCATCCATGCCCACGGTGGGGAGCTTACGGTGATGAGTCAACTCTCGCGAGGCTCCGTCTTCACTATTTCCCTTCCCCAATAG
- a CDS encoding universal stress protein: MSIPTKSPEDWLHTAETEKQKGRFKVFLGYAPGVGKTFSMLSEGIRRRSRGEDVVLGVIETHGRAGTAELAGKLEPVPLRELDYKGTLFVEMDVDAILARMPQVVLVDELAHTNVEGSRFAKRYEDVLLLLENKIDVLSTINIQHIESLTSRVQALTGVTVREQVPDWVLDRADEIVISDLTPEALVTRMRRGDIYPMERVERSLSNFFRRGNLIALREMALQRVTRAVDRSLDDYVKRKNLGAHWSVAEKIAVCISSNSQAHDLIARGARLAEALNAELYVLHVASSRDAEPDRKRTLEASLQFSRNIGASVIELTGSDTARATASFIRENRITQAIVGRSATHGLRSYFYYLAVQKLMSEAPHVDLHIVTQEKH; the protein is encoded by the coding sequence TTGAGCATTCCGACGAAATCACCAGAGGACTGGTTGCACACCGCCGAGACCGAAAAGCAGAAGGGGCGCTTCAAAGTGTTCCTCGGCTACGCCCCAGGCGTGGGCAAGACCTTCAGCATGTTGAGTGAGGGTATCCGGAGACGTAGCCGTGGCGAGGATGTCGTACTTGGTGTCATCGAGACGCATGGCCGCGCAGGTACTGCTGAACTCGCGGGCAAGCTGGAGCCTGTCCCCCTCAGAGAGCTCGATTATAAAGGGACACTCTTTGTCGAGATGGACGTCGATGCCATACTCGCTCGCATGCCTCAAGTTGTCCTGGTCGACGAACTCGCCCACACCAACGTTGAGGGTAGCCGTTTTGCGAAGCGCTATGAAGATGTGCTCTTACTGCTTGAAAACAAGATTGACGTTCTGAGTACGATCAACATTCAGCACATCGAGAGTCTTACGTCCCGAGTGCAGGCGTTGACAGGGGTGACTGTTCGCGAGCAGGTACCCGATTGGGTGCTGGATCGTGCGGACGAGATCGTCATCAGCGACCTCACGCCGGAAGCTCTTGTAACACGCATGCGTCGCGGGGATATCTATCCAATGGAGCGCGTCGAGCGCTCTCTTTCAAATTTCTTCCGACGTGGCAACCTCATCGCTCTTCGAGAAATGGCGCTGCAGCGCGTCACCCGTGCTGTGGACCGTAGCCTCGACGACTACGTGAAGAGGAAGAATCTTGGAGCTCACTGGAGTGTTGCCGAGAAGATCGCCGTTTGCATCAGCTCGAACTCGCAGGCACACGATCTCATCGCGCGTGGTGCCCGTCTGGCCGAAGCGCTGAATGCAGAACTCTACGTGCTGCACGTCGCCAGCAGCCGGGACGCGGAACCCGATCGTAAGCGAACCCTGGAAGCCAGTCTGCAATTTTCAAGAAATATCGGGGCCTCTGTAATCGAGCTCACGGGCTCGGATACCGCTCGCGCAACAGCGTCGTTCATACGCGAAAATAGAATCACACAAGCGATTGTGGGGCGTTCAGCGACACACGGTCTTAGAAGTTATTTCTATTACCTCGCGGTCCAGAAACTTATGTCAGAGGCCCCGCATGTCGACCTTCACATCGTGACGCAGGAGAAACATTGA
- the kdpC gene encoding potassium-transporting ATPase subunit KdpC — MKKHIITACLYTLVTAIGLGLVYPAVVTVISKTLFRDKADGQLLSRNGELIGSRLIGQPFTGPGFFHSRPSAAGTGYDASASSGSNLAPTSKVLADRVQADVAKEPANSVVPIDLVTTSASGLDPDISPEAAFYQVPRVAKERSLPPAVVQNLVQKFITPRQFGLLGEPTVNVLQLNLALRSTAPQVGSDGTRAAVLTQR, encoded by the coding sequence ATGAAGAAGCACATCATCACCGCATGTCTCTACACGTTAGTTACAGCCATCGGGCTCGGCCTCGTCTACCCAGCCGTAGTCACGGTCATCTCAAAGACCCTCTTCCGCGATAAGGCGGACGGCCAGCTCCTTTCTCGCAATGGCGAACTGATTGGCTCACGCCTCATCGGACAGCCTTTTACCGGCCCGGGCTTCTTTCACAGTCGGCCCTCGGCCGCTGGAACCGGATACGACGCCTCAGCCTCCTCCGGGTCGAACCTTGCTCCAACGAGCAAGGTGCTTGCCGATCGCGTGCAGGCTGACGTGGCAAAGGAGCCCGCAAACTCTGTCGTTCCGATTGACCTGGTCACCACCTCTGCCTCCGGGCTGGATCCAGACATCAGTCCAGAGGCTGCGTTCTATCAGGTCCCGCGAGTCGCAAAGGAACGTAGCCTGCCCCCAGCCGTCGTACAAAACCTGGTGCAGAAGTTCATCACACCGCGACAATTCGGCCTGCTGGGAGAGCCAACAGTCAATGTTCTCCAGTTGAACCTGGCTTTGAGGAGCACTGCTCCACAGGTAGGCTCCGACGGGACGCGCGCTGCTGTTCTGACGCAGCGTTAA
- the kdpB gene encoding potassium-transporting ATPase subunit KdpB: MSTQSNRRSLFDRKIVRRAAFDALAKLNPRVMMRNPVMFVVEIGSVLTTFLLMANAIQHKGHLSFNLQITLWLWFTVLFANFAEAMAEGRGKAQADALRQAKSETTAYKVVKGEVLEVPSSHLRVDDVVRVIAGQMVPGDGEVIEGVASVDESAITGESAPVIREAGGDRSAVTGGTRVLSDVITVRITSNPGETFLDRMIALVEGAERQKTPNEIALNILLAGLTIIFLLAVVTLQPFAVYSGAPQTVFVLISLLVCLIPTTIGGLLSAIGIAGMDRLVQHNVLATSGRAVEAAGDVNTLLLDKTGTITIGNRQASEFVAAPGVTEETLADAAQLSSLSDETPEGRSIVVLAKEKYNLRGRDLGQLSAEFVPFSATTRMSGIEVEGRSIRKGAVDAITRYLIEHGSEMPEGVRLAVETIAKSGGTPLVVAENGKALGVIHLKDVVKGGMKERFEQLRAMGIRTIMITGDNPLTAAAIAREAGVDDFLAEAKPKDKMDLIKREQADGKLVAMTGDGTNDAPALAQADVGVAMNSGTQAAKEAGNMVDLDSNPTKLIEVVAIGKQLLMTRGALTTFSISNDVAKYFAIIPAMFAGVFPVLNALNIMHLHNAESAVLSAVIFNALIIIGLIPLALRGVGYRPMSAAAMLRRNLIVYGLGGIIIPFLGIKAIDLLITALHLA, encoded by the coding sequence ATGTCTACACAATCCAATCGCCGCTCACTCTTCGATCGCAAAATTGTGCGCCGAGCCGCTTTCGATGCTCTCGCAAAGTTGAACCCTCGCGTCATGATGCGAAATCCCGTCATGTTCGTTGTCGAAATCGGTAGCGTACTAACAACCTTCTTACTGATGGCGAACGCTATCCAGCACAAGGGGCACCTCAGCTTCAACCTTCAAATCACGTTGTGGCTTTGGTTCACCGTACTCTTCGCCAACTTTGCAGAGGCCATGGCAGAAGGGCGTGGCAAGGCTCAGGCCGATGCGCTCCGCCAGGCCAAGTCCGAGACGACAGCGTACAAAGTCGTCAAAGGCGAGGTCCTGGAAGTCCCCAGCTCGCACCTCCGCGTCGACGACGTTGTTCGAGTTATAGCAGGCCAAATGGTCCCGGGCGATGGTGAGGTCATTGAAGGTGTCGCCTCCGTCGATGAGTCCGCCATCACAGGTGAGTCAGCTCCGGTCATCCGGGAAGCAGGCGGAGATCGCTCTGCCGTCACGGGCGGAACGCGCGTACTCTCCGATGTCATCACCGTACGCATCACCTCTAACCCCGGAGAAACTTTCCTCGATCGAATGATTGCCCTGGTGGAAGGAGCAGAGCGGCAGAAGACTCCGAACGAAATTGCACTCAACATTCTGCTCGCCGGACTGACTATCATCTTCTTGCTTGCCGTCGTCACCTTGCAACCGTTCGCCGTTTACTCCGGCGCACCGCAGACCGTCTTCGTTCTCATCTCGCTCCTCGTTTGCCTCATCCCTACAACCATCGGTGGGCTGCTTTCGGCCATCGGCATCGCAGGCATGGACCGTCTGGTGCAGCACAACGTGCTGGCAACATCCGGTCGTGCGGTCGAGGCGGCAGGAGACGTGAACACGCTGCTGCTCGACAAGACGGGAACGATCACCATTGGCAACCGTCAGGCCTCGGAGTTTGTTGCCGCGCCCGGTGTTACGGAAGAGACTCTTGCCGATGCGGCGCAGCTTTCCTCTCTTTCGGATGAGACTCCGGAGGGCCGTTCCATCGTTGTGCTGGCGAAGGAGAAGTACAACCTTCGCGGTCGCGATCTTGGCCAGCTGAGCGCAGAGTTTGTTCCGTTCTCCGCAACAACACGCATGAGCGGAATTGAGGTGGAAGGCAGAAGCATACGCAAAGGAGCAGTCGACGCCATCACTCGCTACTTGATCGAACACGGTTCCGAGATGCCTGAGGGCGTACGCCTCGCCGTCGAGACCATTGCAAAAAGCGGCGGCACACCACTGGTGGTTGCGGAGAACGGTAAAGCCCTCGGCGTCATCCACCTGAAAGACGTTGTAAAGGGAGGCATGAAGGAGCGATTCGAACAGCTTCGCGCCATGGGGATTCGCACCATCATGATCACCGGAGACAATCCACTCACGGCAGCGGCGATTGCGCGTGAAGCTGGCGTGGATGACTTCCTGGCCGAAGCGAAGCCAAAAGACAAGATGGATCTGATCAAGCGCGAACAGGCCGATGGCAAGCTCGTCGCTATGACCGGTGACGGGACGAACGACGCACCTGCTCTCGCTCAGGCGGATGTAGGTGTGGCGATGAACTCTGGAACGCAGGCCGCAAAGGAAGCGGGGAACATGGTCGATCTGGACTCCAACCCCACCAAGCTGATTGAGGTTGTAGCGATTGGCAAACAGTTGCTCATGACACGTGGAGCACTGACCACGTTCTCCATCTCCAACGATGTCGCAAAGTACTTTGCCATCATTCCGGCAATGTTTGCTGGCGTATTTCCTGTGCTCAACGCGCTGAACATCATGCATCTGCACAACGCCGAATCGGCAGTGCTGTCTGCTGTCATCTTCAACGCCCTGATCATCATCGGCCTTATACCTCTTGCACTGCGAGGAGTTGGATATCGTCCTATGTCCGCTGCAGCCATGCTCCGTCGCAACCTGATCGTCTATGGGTTGGGAGGAATCATCATTCCGTTCCTCGGGATCAAAGCGATAGACCTCCTCATCACCGCGCTTCACCTCGCATAA
- a CDS encoding PIG-L family deacetylase, with protein sequence MATRKFILAIGAHPDDVEIGCGGALARHAAQGEAIMILTLTRGAIGGDIERRSQESHRVAELLGAQLVFGELNDGQISEGVETITLIEDAIKAFHPTHIYTHTCHDTHQDHRATHHAAMVAARHVKNFYCYQSPSSTVDFRPNYFVDISAFMESKLELIAAYESQTSRRNNLAPDLMLATARYWGRYAGYGLVEPMLIMRQFD encoded by the coding sequence ATGGCAACTCGCAAATTCATTCTGGCCATCGGGGCGCATCCCGACGATGTAGAGATCGGTTGCGGCGGCGCGCTCGCTCGCCACGCCGCCCAGGGGGAGGCCATCATGATTCTCACGCTTACCCGTGGAGCCATCGGTGGAGACATCGAGCGCCGCTCCCAGGAAAGCCATCGCGTTGCTGAACTTCTTGGCGCACAGTTGGTCTTTGGCGAATTGAATGACGGGCAGATCTCTGAAGGCGTTGAAACCATCACCTTGATTGAAGATGCCATCAAGGCCTTCCACCCTACGCACATCTATACGCACACCTGCCACGATACGCATCAGGATCACCGTGCCACCCATCACGCCGCGATGGTCGCCGCGCGTCACGTGAAGAACTTCTACTGCTACCAGTCGCCGTCTTCTACTGTGGACTTTCGTCCGAACTACTTCGTCGACATCTCCGCATTTATGGAAAGCAAGCTCGAGCTGATTGCAGCCTACGAAAGCCAGACGTCGCGCCGCAACAACCTCGCACCCGACCTCATGCTTGCCACTGCACGCTATTGGGGCCGTTACGCAGGCTACGGGCTCGTGGAACCCATGCTCATCATGCGCCAGTTCGACTAG
- a CDS encoding outer membrane beta-barrel protein, whose amino-acid sequence MKYVFRALPALLLIFFLSSARGQATSAPLTEEQRRTEIQELHQQLNAIAVRLSALEAQHPATATGLPPVPASPTPQTTPAQDSGITKEDRETLAFFRGTTLSFGLDGYYGYNFNVPVGGVNLLRAYDVTSNSFNINQASLIIEHLPTTTQRFGGRLDLQYGQATETLQGSSANEQRPQVWRNLFQAYGTYLAPVGSGLQIDFGKFASSLGNEGNYTKDQITYSRAYSFNYLPFYHMGFRMNYNVTSKLNVAYWLVNGANDTEDLNGFKSQAFLFTIKPSSTLSWNVNYYFGEEGRAFEPNQSALPTTNINPVPDGREHIFDTYATWTATPKLTVVGEADYVLNRTQKEQQPPRVVLGSLTAKYALPHRWNLGGRFEYFDDRGGLFSGKTQSLKEGTLSLDHQFAEGFLARAEYRRDFSNQPFFLTDTTGVLVHAQSTATLGLVYWWGMKQGSW is encoded by the coding sequence ATGAAGTACGTATTCCGTGCGCTTCCCGCACTGCTCCTGATCTTCTTTCTCTCGTCTGCCCGCGGGCAGGCGACTTCGGCACCGCTCACCGAGGAGCAGCGCCGTACTGAGATTCAGGAGCTTCACCAGCAGCTCAACGCTATCGCTGTTCGTCTATCCGCCCTTGAAGCACAGCATCCCGCAACGGCCACAGGCCTCCCTCCTGTTCCTGCTAGCCCTACGCCGCAAACTACCCCCGCTCAGGATTCGGGAATTACCAAAGAAGACCGGGAGACCCTGGCCTTCTTCCGCGGTACGACGCTCAGCTTCGGTCTCGATGGTTACTACGGTTACAACTTCAACGTGCCTGTGGGCGGCGTCAATCTTCTGCGCGCCTATGACGTAACGTCGAACAGCTTCAACATCAATCAGGCAAGCCTCATCATCGAGCATCTGCCGACGACGACACAGCGCTTCGGCGGACGCCTGGACCTGCAATACGGCCAGGCCACGGAAACGCTACAGGGTTCGTCCGCGAATGAGCAGCGTCCGCAAGTCTGGCGCAATCTCTTTCAGGCTTACGGTACCTACCTTGCCCCTGTGGGCTCAGGTCTGCAGATCGACTTTGGCAAGTTCGCAAGCTCTCTCGGCAACGAAGGGAACTATACGAAAGATCAGATCACGTACTCGCGTGCCTACAGCTTCAACTATCTGCCCTTCTATCACATGGGCTTTCGCATGAACTATAACGTGACGTCGAAGCTGAACGTCGCCTATTGGCTAGTTAACGGTGCGAACGATACAGAAGACCTCAACGGCTTCAAATCCCAGGCTTTCCTCTTCACCATCAAGCCCAGCTCAACCCTTAGTTGGAATGTGAACTATTACTTTGGGGAGGAAGGCCGTGCCTTCGAACCGAATCAGTCTGCTCTTCCCACCACCAACATCAATCCTGTCCCGGACGGTCGCGAGCACATCTTCGACACCTATGCGACATGGACCGCAACTCCGAAACTCACGGTGGTGGGGGAAGCGGACTACGTTCTCAACCGCACCCAGAAGGAGCAGCAACCTCCTCGTGTGGTGCTTGGAAGCCTCACCGCAAAGTACGCGCTTCCGCATCGGTGGAATCTTGGCGGACGGTTCGAGTACTTCGACGATCGCGGTGGTCTCTTCAGTGGCAAAACGCAGTCGCTGAAAGAGGGCACCCTCTCGTTGGACCATCAGTTCGCCGAAGGCTTCCTTGCTCGCGCAGAGTACCGTCGCGACTTCTCCAATCAACCTTTCTTCCTCACCGATACCACCGGCGTCCTTGTCCATGCCCAGAGCACAGCCACGCTTGGCCTCGTGTACTGGTGGGGCATGAAGCAGGGCAGTTGGTAA
- the kdpA gene encoding potassium-transporting ATPase subunit KdpA gives MSLNGWLQILLFIAAVLLLAKPMGSYLTRVFEHRKTFLDPVLLPCERLLYRMTGVKAEEEMRWTEYAVAMLLFSAATMALTYIVERLQHALPLNPQHLPGLEPSLALNTAISFTTNTNWQSYSPEGTMSYLTQMLGLATHNFWSAAVGLALAVAFIRGIARREAKTLGNFWVDLTRGTFWVLLPISLVFSVVLVSQGVVQNFRAYDTVKLVEPQTVTGTDGKLSTVTTQTIAQGPVASQEAIKMLGTNGGGFFNANSAHPFENPTPLTNFLQMLSIFLIPAGLAITLGQMVGSPKHGWAVLSAMVVLWFVGVFACYWAEAQPNPLLHGVDQHVSALQSGGNMEGKEVRFGIANSALFATVTTDASCGAVNSMHDSFMPLGGMVPMVNILLGEIVFGGVGAGLYGMLIFVIMAVFIAGLMVGRTPEYLGKKIEAFDVQMSMLYLLIFPLIILGFAAIAVLMPNLGLSSLANHGPHGLSEILYAYTSATGNNGSAFAGLNANTHWYNYSLAVAMFFGRFFMIIPMLAVAGNLARKKIVPASAGTFPVTTPLFTLLLTGVIVIVGALTFFPALSLGPILEHLLLRAGHAF, from the coding sequence ATGTCTCTCAACGGTTGGCTCCAAATCCTGCTCTTTATCGCCGCAGTGTTATTGCTGGCAAAGCCGATGGGCTCTTACCTGACTCGCGTCTTTGAACATCGCAAGACGTTCCTCGACCCAGTGTTGCTTCCTTGCGAACGCCTGCTCTATCGCATGACCGGCGTAAAGGCCGAGGAGGAGATGCGATGGACGGAGTACGCCGTAGCGATGCTGCTGTTTAGCGCGGCCACGATGGCTCTCACCTACATCGTCGAGCGCTTGCAGCATGCTCTTCCGCTAAACCCACAGCATCTTCCCGGCCTCGAACCATCTCTCGCATTGAATACAGCCATCTCGTTCACAACGAACACCAACTGGCAGAGCTACTCGCCAGAAGGGACGATGAGCTATCTCACGCAGATGCTCGGTCTCGCAACGCACAACTTCTGGTCCGCAGCTGTCGGGCTTGCGCTTGCCGTTGCATTCATTCGTGGCATTGCAAGACGAGAAGCTAAAACTCTCGGCAACTTCTGGGTGGACCTTACGCGTGGCACGTTTTGGGTTCTGCTCCCGATCTCCCTCGTGTTCTCCGTGGTGCTCGTCTCTCAAGGTGTTGTGCAAAACTTCCGTGCTTACGACACGGTAAAGCTTGTTGAACCGCAAACCGTTACTGGGACTGACGGAAAACTTTCTACCGTCACAACGCAAACCATCGCACAAGGCCCGGTCGCATCACAGGAAGCAATCAAGATGCTCGGCACAAACGGTGGTGGCTTTTTTAACGCGAACAGTGCTCATCCGTTCGAAAATCCAACGCCCCTTACCAATTTCCTGCAGATGCTCTCCATCTTCCTCATTCCGGCTGGTCTCGCGATCACGCTGGGTCAGATGGTGGGATCCCCGAAGCATGGCTGGGCCGTGCTCTCTGCGATGGTGGTGCTGTGGTTCGTGGGAGTCTTTGCTTGCTACTGGGCAGAGGCGCAACCGAACCCTCTCTTGCATGGGGTCGATCAGCATGTAAGCGCATTGCAATCAGGCGGCAACATGGAAGGCAAGGAAGTCCGCTTCGGCATTGCGAACTCTGCGCTCTTCGCTACGGTCACAACGGATGCAAGCTGTGGCGCGGTGAACAGCATGCACGACAGCTTTATGCCCTTGGGTGGTATGGTTCCCATGGTCAACATTCTGCTCGGAGAGATCGTCTTCGGCGGGGTCGGAGCCGGGCTCTACGGTATGTTGATCTTCGTCATTATGGCGGTATTCATCGCTGGGCTGATGGTCGGTCGAACGCCGGAGTACCTGGGGAAAAAGATCGAAGCATTCGATGTCCAGATGTCGATGCTCTACCTGCTGATCTTTCCTCTCATCATTCTTGGTTTCGCGGCAATCGCCGTGCTGATGCCGAACCTGGGGCTGAGTAGCCTCGCCAATCACGGCCCACATGGCTTGAGTGAAATCCTCTACGCCTACACCTCGGCAACAGGGAACAACGGCTCCGCGTTCGCAGGTCTGAACGCGAACACCCACTGGTACAACTACTCGCTTGCTGTGGCGATGTTCTTCGGACGTTTCTTCATGATCATTCCGATGCTCGCAGTCGCAGGAAATCTTGCGAGGAAGAAAATCGTCCCAGCTTCAGCCGGCACGTTTCCCGTGACAACGCCTCTATTCACTCTGCTGCTCACCGGCGTAATCGTCATCGTTGGCGCACTCACATTCTTTCCGGCCCTATCCTTGGGGCCGATTCTAGAACATCTCTTGCTGCGTGCTGGTCACGCGTTCTAA
- a CDS encoding phosphoglycerate mutase family protein yields MPPVTTWLIRHGESLANAGHPTVGNAEVGLTELGLQQSQDVAAQMMVRPDRLVVSPFLRAQAMAAEIEERWLGLRREVLPIQELTYLSPARCNGTTHETRQVMVRSYWERCDPDYKDGEDAESFTAFMARLHSFHEELQREDVPFFVAVGHGQFFSAYLFALNNSFIASPEQMKAYRLAETANPLRNGEILRLASGRLVGER; encoded by the coding sequence TTGCCGCCCGTAACGACATGGTTGATCCGGCATGGAGAAAGCCTTGCGAACGCGGGCCACCCAACCGTGGGGAACGCCGAAGTGGGCCTGACGGAGTTAGGGTTGCAGCAGTCTCAGGATGTGGCCGCGCAGATGATGGTGAGGCCTGACCGGCTGGTCGTGTCTCCGTTCTTACGTGCGCAGGCGATGGCTGCAGAGATTGAAGAGCGCTGGCTGGGGCTGCGGCGAGAGGTTTTGCCGATCCAGGAGCTGACCTATCTAAGCCCTGCTCGATGCAACGGCACAACGCACGAGACGCGGCAGGTGATGGTACGAAGCTACTGGGAGCGTTGCGACCCTGACTATAAAGATGGTGAAGACGCAGAGTCTTTCACCGCCTTTATGGCTCGTCTTCATAGCTTTCATGAGGAGTTGCAGAGAGAAGACGTTCCGTTTTTCGTTGCGGTGGGCCATGGGCAGTTTTTCAGCGCGTACCTCTTTGCGTTGAACAACAGCTTCATCGCAAGCCCGGAACAGATGAAGGCTTATCGGCTTGCTGAAACAGCCAATCCTTTGCGCAATGGCGAGATACTCAGGCTCGCATCCGGGCGGCTGGTCGGCGAACGCTAG
- a CDS encoding response regulator transcription factor — protein MNRILVIDDEPQIRRMLRASLQSSGYEVILATDGEDGLRQYESERPDLIITDLAMPSMNGLELTRAVRRSGTTPIIVLSVRDTDVMKVSALDEGADDYLTKPFSMPELLARVRAQLRRLPGTLVEAAHIEVGDFVVDAEAHSVSVQGVPVHLTPKEFELILLLARASGKVLTHKVLLKAIWGSAGEDQPEYLRVLIAGLRKKIERAEGKRYIQSEPWVGYRFHPEGFLQAAT, from the coding sequence TTGAACCGCATTCTTGTTATCGACGACGAGCCGCAAATCCGACGAATGCTTAGAGCTTCTCTTCAGAGCAGCGGATACGAGGTCATCCTTGCAACCGATGGAGAAGACGGCCTGAGGCAGTACGAAAGCGAGCGGCCCGATCTGATCATCACAGATCTCGCGATGCCTTCGATGAATGGTCTTGAGTTGACGCGGGCTGTGCGCCGGTCAGGAACAACACCCATCATCGTCCTTAGCGTCCGCGACACCGATGTCATGAAGGTGAGCGCGCTTGATGAGGGCGCCGATGACTATCTCACCAAGCCATTCAGCATGCCTGAGCTTTTGGCGCGTGTGCGCGCTCAACTTCGCCGTCTCCCTGGCACGCTGGTCGAGGCAGCCCATATTGAAGTTGGTGATTTCGTCGTGGATGCAGAAGCTCATAGCGTTTCGGTACAGGGCGTGCCTGTGCACCTCACACCAAAAGAGTTTGAGCTAATACTTCTGCTGGCACGCGCTTCGGGCAAGGTGCTGACACACAAAGTGCTTTTGAAAGCCATCTGGGGTTCAGCAGGTGAGGACCAACCGGAGTACCTCCGGGTGCTTATCGCTGGGCTTAGAAAGAAGATCGAACGAGCAGAAGGCAAGCGGTATATCCAAAGTGAACCCTGGGTGGGGTATCGCTTCCATCCTGAGGGATTTCTTCAGGCTGCAACCTAA